AAGCACAAGAGTGACACAACAGCATGACTGTCATAGGACATTCACTCTTCCAGTTTCCTGCCATATTAATAATTTAATCAAGTAACTgtttgatgtaaaaaaaattaaaatagccAAGGATCCTTATCCTGGCCCTAACCCTAACCAATTCCATTGCTCGTAGTGGAGTGTCACAGCCTCCTCTCAGGATAATCATAGGCTCTTCTGTTAGCTAAACCTAACTGCTCATCTGAGAGGGTGATGTGGCAGGTGGTGGTGGGGGACAGTGGACGGGCTGGGTGTCCTGTGGTGCTGCATGTGGAACTGTGGGTGTGGGAGGCTGGGTTCACTCCCACAAGGAGGAGTCTGGATGGACCGGACATCTTCACGTGTGTGGTTTGTCCAGAGATGACAGACAGGTTTGTGGACTGGTGGTGTGAAATCAGAGGTGTGATTTAAGCTGATGCATAAGTGTGGTGGGGGGATGAAACTCAGTGGCCTCCCCTGCCCCTGGCTGTGGTGTTTGGCTTGGAACTGCAGGATCTGTTTTTTGACTGGGCATGGGCAAGTTTCACAGCCTTTGTCTTGTTGTCATGTGTGTTTTCATCATAATTCCGGGCTTTTGTGTCTGGCTGTGTGCTCCAGAAATTTTGGTGAAGCTGGGAAAGCCAGTTGTGCTTGGATGTGCTAGGTCTGGCCTTTGAGAGGGCCAGGAGTGTTGGGGGACTTGTGGAAGAGGGTGGGGATTTGAGGTGCTGTGGATGGAGTGATCACTGCAGAGACTGTGCGGCTGTCACTGGCATCTCCCTacctccccctctccctctctccctccctctctctctctctgtagtCATGCTTAGGCTCCTGTACAGGAACCATTTGGACATGGAAGACAAAGCAACAAGAAGGCCCTGGAGGCTCAGCTGCTGGCAAAATACCAGAAGGCAGTCAGGGTTCCTGAGCAAACCCACTGCAGGGTCCTCCCCACTGGTGAGGTGCCTCTTGCCCCTGGGGTGACAGGCAGTTGCTGTCCTTTAGCCTCGCTCTCCCTGCATTGTTGCCTAGATCTTGCAATTCACTCTCCAGCACAGTGTGGTAGTGCAAGGGCTTTTATTCAACTGTTAGACCATAGCGGGTAATTTGGCAAACAAGACAGCCCTTGCCGTGCCAACATGGGACAGGAGTTCCTGCTTTTACTCGGCAGTGACAGCACCATGGGCAGGTGCAGCCTGTTGCCTGTGGCTTCTCTTCATCCTCTTGGTCTTCTTTGTTTTGGAGGGAGAGGCCACTTGCTGGCTTTTTGGGTCAGGCCTGACACGGTGCTTGGGCCTGCTTCCCAGAAGGTGTTTGAGTACAGAGCTGTTCTTCACAGACATCTGCAAGTGGGACGGAGAGATACACTGCTGGTTACTCCTCTTGGAAATCTTCCCAGCCATGTCCATGGTCTTGTGCGTcacccactgcagcacagcagccaggtAGACTGGGGCACTGGCTCCAAAACGCTCAGCAAACTGGCCTTTGCGCAGCTGCCTCTCTATTCGGCTCACGGGGAAGACCAGCCCAGCCCGGGAGGAGCGACTCGTTTTGGCCTTCACTTTCCGACGCGTGGAGGGCTCCCCAGAGCATGACTCTTCAGGCTCCCTCTCCTGCTCAGGTGCAGTACAGACCTCATCTGTTCCAGCCATGCTGCTTGCTTCCATAGGTCTCTCTATGCTGTGCAGGCTTATCTTCCTTTGCCTTTCCTGCCTGCTCTTGATGTATTTGCTGAcccttgctgttgttttctgtctgcTCCACCTCTACCAGCCCAGTCTAGAAGTGTCTGTGGCtgggcacacacacaggcaAGGACGTCTCCAGCACGGCCAAGCTTCCCTGAGGAAGGGCTCCAGCTCTGGTCTTCTCCTCTGCAGGCTGAGGCCCTGTGTTCACCAACCCAGTGGAAACCAGGGTGCCCCTTGCCTGGCAGGACCAATAGGAAAAAACTTTTTCTGTGACCTCACCTCCGTGCTTGTGACATCATCCCCACTGGCCCCATCATTTACAGTGAGCTCAGGGATGGCCTCTGCATCCAACCCTTCCCATTTTCCCATGGGAGAGGTTTTCCCAGTGTATGAATATATAGGCCAAGCCACAGTGCTGCCAGTTAAGGAGAATCCCAacatctgttcttttcctttttttttttttcccctctaattATCCACTGTGTAGTCTCACAGAAATCAAGGGATTTAGGGATACCACTGGAAGTGTTCATGGCAGCCTGATGAAAGACAGAGCCTGTTCCTGTCAAAGAAAGATGGTAGCTTTCCATCCTTTCAGGTTACCTCTAGCAGAAGACCATGAATCGAGGCCTCTGATATGCATGATCTTCTCTTGAGCAACAGAAACCTAGTAACCTAATAAATGTTTGGATGGCAATATCTTAAACTTATATGGGATTTTATTTCCTAGATTTACTTAGCATACAAGGAGACAGCAGAAAGTTGGGACTTGACCACCTGCTCCAGGAAAATGAaatcccatccaatctggcaCATAAGAGTTAAGACTTCCTCTTCTACTAATCAttctggaaagcaaacaaacaaacacatcaaAACTATAACTCTGTTGATGCCCTCCGTGATGGTTTTGGGAAAAAACTTTGCCACATGTGAACTTCTGTTACCTCTGGTTGGCCTGGAAAGCAGaaggtggcagcagagaagaaGGTGGCAACTGAGAGCATCCATGGACAGCCCATTTTCTTTATGAGATTTTCAGTGGTTGATGTGTGTACTACAAGCAGTTATAAACATAAtacatggaagaagaaaatgctgattttaaaaattaaattccttCTCCCTCACAGAAATACATCAAATCTGGGAATACTATCACCTCAAAGCGAGTGACTTCTGCACTCAAACTTCTAGCCAATTTCTACCTGTcaattccatcttttttttttcttcttctttttttttttttttttttgttaagcaTTTTCCCCACACTAAAACCATAGAGGAATCTCTTACAATGTTAAGGTTCAGTACTGCTAATGTTCCTCCCAGGAGCTGGATGTGATGACACTTCCGAGATGTCAGAATTTCAGCACCCTTTCATGGAGGAGACAGCACTGTGAAACTACACAGATTGTGTTTCGAGATTTTCTTGCCTTGCTGCCTTGCTCTTTTTATGATCAGCTGCATAAAATGAAACCTAAAATGTGGTTAAGCGGGTCACATTCTTGATCCATTTTAAGCATAAACGCCTGCATAAAGCTGAAAACTAACTGAGGGGTGAGTCTGGAGAGCAGCCTTATGGAATGGGATCTGGTGATTCTGGTTGACAGGAGGTTGAATCTGAGTCAGCGGTGTGCCCTGGGAACCAAAAAAGCCAATTCTGCTCTGGAGTGGATCAGACACAGCTGGTcgagggaagggattgtcctgctctgctctgtgctgatgcaGCTTTGCCTCAAGCACTGCTCAAATTTGGGTGCCACAGTATCAGAAGGACATAATACTATTAGAGAGTGTCCAGAGGAATctgtgaagaagaggaagggtCGAGAGggcaagatgtatgaggagGTCACCTGGTTTGCTCACcctagagaagaggagactgagaggaAGCATCATGATAGCCTACAGCTTCCTCATGAGGGGAACAGAGGGGCACGCAGGCAGGCTTTTTTctctggcagcagtgacagGTCCTGAAGGAACAGTGTGGAATTGCATCaagggaggctcaggttggacatcaggaaaaggTCCTTCTCTGGAGGGCTGCTGAGAACTGGagcaggctccccagggcagtagTTATGGCTCCTAaatgccagagttcaaggagagTTTGGACAGTACTCTCAGACATGGGGTTTATGACTTGAGCTGATTATTAATTCATCTAATGTTCAAAGAAGGTAAGTTGAGGTTTGGGCTTTCCAGCTGCCCCAGTGAGTCTTTGCTTCCTCTGTGTAAAGCAGGGCATCTTGCAAAATCATAGACTCAGAAGTAGAGTCTCTGACTCAGAGGCTGAGAAAGGAACCTCTAGAGGTCTCTACATCACATCCACCACACTTCTCATCCTGGGCAAGCCAAGCTAGATCAAATTTATGTCAGAGCTATCATCAGTATAACATGCATGAAAAATCTAGCTCTCAGTTCACTGAGGTGCCCCCAAGGTTGTACAGCAATTGAATGTTTCCAGagtttgaaaggaaacaaaatagacCCCAGTTCTAGCTCAACTGCCTATTCCTTTCAGGGACCCTCTGTCATCGTGTATGAAGATATGGTCTTTTTTGTTGGTGGTaacagaaaaattctttttaaaatctaaatatttacacatatttattttgatgaaatttcaTGTGAGagttctgatttttcagttttatataatattaatgtaaataatattttattaacatataaatattttagtgtTGGTGAAAGGTTGTTTCGGGATCATAATGgtaaaatgaatatttcaaaattgGCTTTTTatggattttaaataaatgtcaaaGTGTCAGAAATTCTCATgggaaaatagttttgtttgtttcctgacaTGTGATTTCTTTCTGACAGATGTAATTCAAGTCTCTCTAGTAAGATCATCTCCTTACATTACTGAATCCTCATTTTTAAGTATTAAAGTGCAGAAAACATGAGTTCTGTGGTAATATGCTGCCAGTTTTTTAAGAAGAATAATGTTTCCCTTGAAGATAAAAGGAagtctaaaaagaaaaattactttaCTTGAAAAATTTTATCATGTTCTTTAGGAATAGAAAAACTGGATTATGAAATAGGCCACTATTTTGTTTACTAGGAAACGTGTGAAGATAATGGTTTCAACAAAGCGGAAAATACAGCCTTTAAAAATGTTGCTAggtcacagaaagaaaatcttttataGACTAACTCATTCtgcaatttttatatttaataggaaaaagaaaaaaccctgcATC
The Lagopus muta isolate bLagMut1 chromosome 4, bLagMut1 primary, whole genome shotgun sequence genome window above contains:
- the LOC125692563 gene encoding histone H2A-like — its product is MGKWEGLDAEAIPELTVNDGASGDDVTSTERWSRQKTTARVSKYIKSRQERQRKISLHSIERPMEASSMAGTDEVCTAPEQEREPEESCSGEPSTRRKVKAKTSRSSRAGLVFPVSRIERQLRKGQFAERFGASAPVYLAAVLQWVTHKTMDMAGKISKRSNQQCISPSHLQMSVKNSSVLKHLLGSRPKHRVRPDPKSQQVASPSKTKKTKRMKRSHRQQAAPAHGAVTAE